One Solirubrobacter pauli DNA segment encodes these proteins:
- a CDS encoding nucleotide pyrophosphatase/phosphodiesterase family protein: MTLVVVDAVGLTPKALKHMPRTSKLGADGFQAALDPIVPAVTCSVQASFVTGGTPADHGIVGNGWYFRDLGEVFLWRQHNKLVQGEKVWETARRAKPDFRVANVCWWYAMGASTDLTVTPRPIYHADGAKSPDCYTFPPQLHDNLTGPLGEFPLFQYWGPTANIKSTKWIADATKIVLDNEKLDMALVYLPHLDYDHQRFGPDSPEAAKAAVELDAVLGDLIDHCRKRGDQIVVLSEYGITEAKRPVEINRALRRAGFLNVYSQAGMEYLDPWTSRAFCVSDHQIGHVYVPNAADIPAVRDVLSGLDGVGEILEGESLAAAGLNHERSGELVVLAERDAWFTYHYWLDNAHAPDFGQQVEIHRKPGYDPAELFWDPDDEKGAKIRGAKALVRKKTGLRYVLSVVGLDASKYVKGTHGLLPPGDEDGPVFLCSETSHARDRVAATDVRDLLLDLAGVTEAARAS; the protein is encoded by the coding sequence ATGACGCTGGTGGTCGTGGATGCGGTGGGGCTCACGCCGAAAGCGCTCAAGCACATGCCGCGCACCTCGAAGCTCGGGGCGGACGGCTTCCAGGCCGCGCTGGATCCGATCGTCCCGGCGGTGACCTGCTCGGTGCAGGCGTCGTTCGTGACCGGCGGCACGCCCGCCGACCACGGCATCGTCGGCAACGGCTGGTACTTCCGTGACCTCGGCGAGGTCTTCCTCTGGCGCCAGCACAACAAGCTGGTCCAGGGCGAGAAGGTGTGGGAGACCGCGCGCCGCGCGAAGCCGGACTTCCGGGTCGCGAACGTGTGCTGGTGGTACGCGATGGGCGCCTCCACCGACCTGACGGTCACGCCGCGCCCGATCTACCACGCGGACGGCGCCAAGTCGCCGGACTGCTACACGTTCCCGCCGCAGCTGCACGACAACCTGACCGGCCCGCTCGGCGAGTTCCCCCTGTTCCAGTACTGGGGCCCGACGGCGAACATCAAGTCCACCAAGTGGATCGCGGACGCCACGAAGATCGTGCTGGACAACGAGAAGCTCGACATGGCGCTCGTGTACCTGCCGCACCTCGACTACGACCACCAGCGCTTCGGCCCCGACTCGCCCGAGGCGGCCAAGGCCGCGGTCGAGCTGGACGCGGTCCTCGGCGACCTGATCGACCACTGCCGCAAGCGCGGCGACCAGATCGTCGTCCTCAGCGAGTACGGCATCACCGAGGCCAAGCGGCCGGTGGAGATCAACCGCGCGCTGCGCCGCGCCGGCTTCCTGAACGTCTACAGCCAGGCCGGCATGGAGTACCTGGACCCCTGGACCTCGCGCGCGTTCTGCGTGAGCGACCACCAGATCGGCCACGTGTACGTCCCGAACGCCGCCGACATCCCGGCCGTGCGTGACGTGTTGTCCGGCCTCGACGGCGTGGGGGAGATCCTCGAAGGCGAGTCGCTCGCCGCCGCGGGCCTCAACCACGAGCGGTCGGGCGAGCTCGTCGTCCTCGCCGAGCGCGACGCCTGGTTCACCTACCACTACTGGCTCGACAACGCCCACGCCCCGGACTTCGGCCAGCAGGTCGAGATCCACCGCAAGCCCGGCTACGACCCCGCCGAGCTCTTCTGGGACCCGGACGACGAGAAGGGCGCCAAGATCCGCGGCGCCAAGGCCCTCGTGCGCAAGAAGACCGGCTTGCGCTACGTCCTGTCGGTCGTCGGCCTCGACGCCTCCAAGTACGTCAAGGGCACCCACGGCCTCCTCCCGCCCGGCGACGAGGACGGCCCGGTGTTCCTGTGCAGCGAGACCTCCCACGCGCGTGACCGAGTCGCCGCGACCGACGTCCGCGACCTGCTGCTGGACCTCGCGGGCGTGACCGAGGCCGCGCGCGCGTCCTAG
- the eboE gene encoding metabolite traffic protein EboE has product MRLRHPDGSLLHLAYCSNVHPADDLDGVAAQLERYTARVRERLDVPSLGVGLWVAAPAVADEAAADRLSEQLRKLSLEVVTLNGFPYKAFHADVVKTDVYWPHWAQDARREYTKGLARLLARLLPEDVEEGSISTLPLGWREGWGPAEQAESLRGLADVAAELERVERDTGKRVRLALEPEPGCTIETIAQACEALRGLAPDWIGVCLDACHLAVQFETGAGAVAALDEAGVSVVKTQVSSALRVDDPGSEAGRELLAGFVEPKFLHQTREIVDAGVQGTDDLPEALDGALPAKDQWRVHFHVPVHTHEHTTQDELVDTLGQLAGGAVPRTRHFEVETYTWSVMRDAPTDDEGLVAGLASELEWTRDRLVALGAEVL; this is encoded by the coding sequence ATGCGCCTGCGTCACCCCGACGGCAGCCTGCTCCATCTCGCGTACTGCTCCAACGTCCATCCCGCCGACGACCTGGACGGCGTCGCGGCGCAGCTCGAGCGCTACACGGCGCGTGTGCGCGAGCGCCTCGACGTGCCGTCGCTGGGCGTCGGGCTGTGGGTGGCGGCGCCGGCGGTGGCCGACGAGGCCGCCGCGGATCGGCTGTCGGAGCAGCTGCGCAAGCTGTCGCTCGAGGTCGTGACGCTGAACGGGTTCCCGTACAAGGCGTTCCACGCGGACGTCGTCAAGACGGACGTCTACTGGCCGCACTGGGCCCAGGACGCGCGGCGCGAGTACACGAAAGGGCTCGCGCGGCTGCTCGCCCGGTTGCTGCCGGAGGACGTGGAGGAAGGCTCGATCTCGACGCTGCCGCTGGGCTGGCGCGAGGGTTGGGGGCCGGCCGAGCAGGCCGAATCCCTGCGCGGGCTGGCCGACGTCGCCGCGGAGCTCGAGCGCGTGGAGCGGGACACCGGCAAGCGGGTGCGGCTCGCGCTGGAGCCCGAGCCCGGGTGCACGATCGAGACGATCGCGCAGGCGTGCGAGGCGCTGCGCGGGCTCGCGCCGGACTGGATCGGCGTGTGCCTGGACGCGTGCCATCTCGCCGTGCAGTTCGAGACGGGGGCGGGCGCGGTCGCCGCGTTGGACGAGGCGGGCGTGTCGGTGGTCAAGACCCAGGTGTCCTCCGCGCTGCGCGTGGACGACCCGGGCTCGGAGGCAGGCCGCGAGCTGCTCGCGGGGTTCGTCGAGCCCAAGTTCCTGCACCAGACGCGCGAGATCGTCGACGCGGGCGTGCAGGGCACCGACGACCTGCCCGAGGCGCTGGACGGCGCGCTGCCCGCGAAGGACCAGTGGCGCGTGCACTTCCACGTGCCCGTGCACACGCACGAGCACACGACCCAGGACGAGCTGGTGGACACCCTGGGCCAGCTCGCCGGTGGCGCCGTGCCGCGCACGCGCCACTTCGAGGTCGAGACCTACACGTGGAGCGTCATGCGCGACGCGCCCACGGACGACGAAGGGCTCGTGGCCGGGCTGGCCTCCGAGCTGGAATGGACGCGTGACCGGCTGGTCGCGCTGGGAGCGGAGGTTCTCTGA
- a CDS encoding TatD family hydrolase has product MRIFDPHAHMTSRTTDDYEAMYASGVRALVEPAFWLGQPRTSVGSFIDYFNSLLGWERFRSGQFGIRHHCTIGLNPKEANDEALAREVIDVLPRFLGKDGVVAVGEIGFDAMTAAEEWAMQAQLELAVEYELPVLVHTPHRDKAHGTLKTIEMVLASGLKPEFVVIDHNNELTVKDVLDSGCWAGFSIYPGTKMDEHRMVRVAQEHGLERVLVNSACDWGVSDPLKVRKTADRMAEAGFSEDDIDRLVWRNPVDFFAQSGQLILDDIESPDLTATFEGSGVLRGER; this is encoded by the coding sequence ATGAGGATCTTCGACCCCCACGCGCACATGACGTCGCGCACGACCGACGACTACGAGGCGATGTACGCCTCGGGGGTGCGCGCGCTCGTGGAACCCGCGTTCTGGCTGGGGCAGCCGCGCACGTCGGTCGGCTCGTTCATCGACTACTTCAACTCCCTGCTTGGCTGGGAGCGCTTCCGCTCGGGGCAGTTCGGCATCCGCCATCACTGCACGATCGGCCTCAACCCCAAGGAGGCCAACGACGAGGCGCTCGCGCGCGAGGTGATCGACGTCCTGCCGCGCTTCCTCGGCAAGGACGGCGTCGTCGCCGTCGGCGAGATCGGCTTCGACGCGATGACGGCCGCGGAGGAGTGGGCGATGCAGGCCCAGCTCGAGCTGGCCGTGGAGTACGAGCTGCCGGTGCTCGTGCACACGCCCCACCGTGACAAGGCCCACGGCACGCTGAAGACGATCGAGATGGTCCTCGCGTCCGGCCTCAAGCCCGAGTTCGTGGTCATCGACCACAACAACGAGCTCACGGTCAAGGACGTCCTGGACTCCGGCTGCTGGGCGGGCTTCTCGATCTACCCGGGCACCAAGATGGACGAGCACCGGATGGTGCGCGTCGCGCAGGAGCACGGCTTGGAGCGCGTGCTGGTCAACTCCGCCTGCGACTGGGGCGTGTCGGACCCGCTGAAGGTCCGCAAGACCGCCGACCGCATGGCCGAGGCCGGCTTCAGCGAGGACGACATCGACCGCCTCGTGTGGCGCAACCCGGTCGACTTCTTCGCGCAGAGCGGCCAGCTGATCCTCGACGACATCGAGTCGCCGGACCTGACGGCGACGTTCGAGGGCAGCGGCGTGCTGCGCGGGGAGCGGTAG
- a CDS encoding EboA domain-containing protein gives MKDLSAALEERAKPEGLDWLRETSAAVAADPAVLRSKFAMVGRKVGRDPLDPADDPADVWAWTIDDAARVLLLQAAGERAEAELAELYRFGDAAERRGILRALPYLDIGDRGLGLVDDAIRTNDTRLIAAALGPYATQHLTDAQYDQAVLKCVFVGVPILGLDGIPERVTPDGARMLAAFVHERVAAGRDLPPEVWTVIDRYPAQEHIAAIEAELQSPFEDRRAAAERALSYRNVQEHQA, from the coding sequence ATGAAGGATCTATCTGCTGCATTGGAGGAGCGGGCGAAGCCCGAAGGCCTGGACTGGCTGCGCGAGACGAGCGCGGCGGTGGCGGCCGACCCGGCCGTGCTGCGCTCCAAGTTCGCGATGGTCGGGCGCAAGGTCGGGCGCGATCCGCTCGACCCGGCCGACGATCCCGCCGACGTGTGGGCGTGGACGATCGACGACGCCGCGCGCGTGCTGCTCCTGCAGGCCGCGGGCGAGCGCGCCGAGGCCGAGCTCGCCGAGCTGTACCGCTTCGGCGACGCCGCCGAGCGCCGTGGCATCCTGCGCGCGCTGCCGTACCTCGACATCGGGGACCGCGGGCTTGGGCTCGTCGACGACGCGATCCGCACGAACGACACGCGGCTGATCGCCGCCGCCCTCGGCCCGTACGCGACGCAGCACCTGACGGACGCGCAGTACGACCAAGCCGTGCTCAAGTGCGTGTTCGTCGGCGTGCCGATCCTCGGCCTCGACGGGATCCCGGAGCGCGTCACACCGGACGGCGCACGGATGCTCGCCGCCTTCGTGCACGAGCGCGTGGCCGCCGGCCGCGACCTGCCGCCCGAGGTGTGGACGGTCATCGACCGCTACCCGGCGCAGGAGCACATCGCCGCGATCGAAGCTGAGCTGCAGAGCCCGTTCGAGGACCGCCGCGCGGCCGCCGAACGTGCCCTGTCGTACCGAAACGTCCAGGAGCACCAGGCATGA
- a CDS encoding sugar phosphate isomerase/epimerase family protein, producing MSLRFGYVSNGLSDHRLEDALDLLADNGYGGIALTLDHIHFDPFAPRLRARAARVRAELEERGMSCVVETGARFVLDPRRKHFPTLVSDGRQKRVDLLCTAVDVAVELGAPVVSMWSGSIAPDESPERAWDLLVEGCERVLTHADAAGVTLAFEPEPGMLVERLSDYEELQRRLGNPPALGLTLDIGHIVCLEPMSVTECVRRGAPTLAHVHIEDMRRGVHEHLMFGEGELDLDESLRVLSEIDYTGMVAVELSRHSHAAHETVPAAKSALRAAEREAVR from the coding sequence ATGAGCCTGCGGTTTGGCTACGTCTCGAACGGGCTGTCCGACCACCGGCTCGAGGATGCGCTCGACCTGCTGGCCGACAACGGGTACGGCGGCATCGCGCTGACGCTGGACCACATCCACTTCGACCCGTTCGCCCCGCGCCTTCGCGCGCGCGCCGCGCGCGTGCGCGCGGAACTGGAAGAGCGCGGGATGTCGTGCGTGGTGGAGACGGGCGCGCGCTTCGTGCTCGACCCGCGGCGCAAGCACTTCCCGACGCTCGTCAGCGATGGCCGCCAGAAGCGCGTCGACCTGCTGTGCACGGCCGTCGACGTCGCGGTCGAGCTGGGCGCGCCCGTCGTCTCGATGTGGAGCGGCTCGATCGCGCCGGACGAGTCGCCCGAGCGCGCCTGGGACCTGCTGGTCGAAGGCTGCGAGCGGGTGCTCACGCACGCCGACGCGGCGGGCGTCACGCTCGCGTTCGAGCCCGAGCCGGGCATGCTCGTGGAGCGGCTGTCGGACTACGAGGAGCTGCAGCGGCGGCTCGGGAACCCGCCGGCGCTCGGGCTCACGCTCGACATCGGGCACATCGTCTGCCTGGAGCCGATGTCGGTGACCGAGTGCGTGCGCCGGGGCGCGCCGACGCTCGCGCACGTCCACATCGAGGACATGCGCCGCGGCGTCCACGAGCACCTGATGTTCGGCGAAGGCGAGCTCGACCTGGACGAGAGCCTTCGCGTGCTGTCGGAGATCGACTACACCGGGATGGTCGCGGTCGAGCTCTCACGACATTCCCATGCCGCGCACGAGACGGTGCCGGCGGCCAAGTCCGCGCTGCGCGCGGCTGAGCGTGAGGCGGTTCGATGA
- a CDS encoding SCO3242 family prenyltransferase — MLSVPGDVLVGVAASGQLGNVPRTAGLVASSSMMYLAGMALNDYADREVDAVERPSRPIPSGRISPEFALGFAGALTAGSLALAVAADGKRALPLAWPLAAAVWGYDLFGKDTPVASLSMAACRGLDVLVGSGTSGAAAALPAAAVVTAHITMVTEVSRQEVTGGDPSVSKRALAGTAAVAGASALLGQRAPKLSRAAAVGLAGAYGAFVGRAHVDAIAEPTPARLQKSVGAGIMGLMPLEAGLMAGAGSLGPAAGVAALFPLARKLSRRRKVT; from the coding sequence GTGCTGTCCGTTCCGGGCGACGTGCTCGTCGGGGTGGCCGCGTCCGGCCAGCTCGGCAACGTCCCGCGGACCGCGGGGCTGGTCGCGTCGTCGTCGATGATGTACCTGGCCGGGATGGCGCTCAACGACTACGCCGACCGTGAGGTCGACGCGGTCGAGCGCCCCTCACGGCCGATCCCGTCCGGGCGGATCTCGCCCGAGTTCGCGCTCGGGTTCGCGGGCGCGCTGACCGCGGGCTCGCTGGCGCTGGCCGTCGCCGCCGACGGCAAGCGCGCGCTGCCGCTCGCCTGGCCGCTGGCCGCCGCCGTCTGGGGCTACGACCTGTTCGGCAAGGACACGCCGGTCGCGTCGCTGTCGATGGCCGCCTGCCGTGGCCTGGACGTGCTGGTCGGGTCGGGCACGAGCGGCGCCGCCGCCGCGCTGCCGGCCGCCGCCGTGGTCACGGCGCACATCACGATGGTCACCGAGGTCTCACGCCAAGAGGTCACGGGCGGCGATCCGAGCGTGTCCAAGCGCGCCCTCGCCGGCACCGCGGCCGTGGCCGGCGCGAGCGCGCTGCTCGGCCAGCGTGCGCCGAAGCTCAGTCGTGCTGCCGCCGTCGGCCTCGCCGGTGCCTACGGCGCGTTCGTCGGCCGGGCGCACGTGGACGCGATCGCCGAGCCCACGCCCGCCCGCCTGCAGAAGTCCGTGGGAGCCGGGATCATGGGGCTGATGCCGCTCGAAGCCGGGCTGATGGCTGGGGCGGGCTCGCTCGGCCCCGCCGCCGGCGTCGCGGCGCTGTTCCCGCTGGCTCGCAAGCTCTCCAGGAGGAGGAAGGTGACATGA
- a CDS encoding inositol-3-phosphate synthase, translating into MSTDRRVGVWLVGGRGSVATTALTGAAAVAAGLTEPTGMVTMRPPFTEAGMPELGDLVFGGHDVVETPLALRAAKLVDDGVLPHGLPNALGAAIEAAESEQRPGITGHEARTEPRAALGRIVSDLSSFKTRNDLQRLVVVNVSSTEAPVEPHPAHADPALLMDALDRGLAVLPPSALYALAAIEVGAAFVDFTPSVGARLPAIEALAEAHEVPLAGSDGKTGETFMKSVLAPALGTRNLKVRSWAGYNILGGGDGAALADPERAQSKLDSKGKLLEDILGYPVEAPIRIEDVKDMGEWKTAWDHVVFEGFMGVRMKLQFTWEGCDSTLAAPLLLDLIRLLALALERGERGTLSSLAFFFKDPAGSTEHALHTQYDMLERWVLQRVVA; encoded by the coding sequence ATGAGTACCGATCGCCGGGTCGGCGTCTGGCTCGTCGGCGGTCGCGGGTCGGTCGCGACCACTGCGCTGACGGGCGCGGCAGCGGTGGCTGCCGGTCTTACCGAGCCTACGGGCATGGTCACCATGCGGCCGCCGTTCACCGAAGCCGGCATGCCGGAGCTCGGTGATCTCGTCTTCGGCGGTCACGACGTCGTCGAGACGCCGCTGGCGCTCCGCGCCGCGAAGCTCGTCGACGACGGCGTCCTGCCGCACGGCCTGCCCAACGCGCTCGGCGCCGCGATCGAAGCCGCCGAGTCCGAGCAGCGCCCGGGCATCACCGGTCATGAGGCCCGCACCGAGCCGCGCGCCGCCCTCGGCCGGATCGTCTCCGACCTCAGCTCGTTCAAGACCCGCAACGACCTCCAGCGTCTGGTCGTCGTCAACGTCTCGTCGACGGAGGCGCCCGTCGAGCCGCACCCGGCGCACGCCGACCCCGCGCTGCTGATGGACGCGCTGGACCGTGGCCTGGCCGTGCTTCCGCCGAGCGCGCTGTACGCGCTCGCGGCGATCGAGGTCGGTGCCGCGTTCGTGGACTTCACGCCGTCCGTCGGCGCCCGCCTGCCCGCCATCGAGGCGCTGGCCGAGGCGCACGAGGTCCCGCTCGCGGGCTCGGACGGCAAGACCGGCGAGACGTTCATGAAGTCGGTGCTCGCGCCCGCGCTGGGCACGCGCAACCTGAAGGTGCGCTCGTGGGCCGGGTACAACATCCTCGGCGGCGGCGACGGTGCCGCGCTGGCCGACCCGGAGCGCGCGCAGTCCAAGCTGGACTCCAAGGGCAAGCTGCTCGAGGACATCCTCGGCTACCCGGTCGAGGCGCCGATCCGGATCGAAGACGTCAAGGACATGGGCGAGTGGAAGACCGCCTGGGACCACGTCGTCTTCGAGGGCTTCATGGGCGTCCGGATGAAGCTCCAGTTCACCTGGGAGGGCTGCGACTCGACGCTGGCCGCCCCGCTGCTGCTGGACCTCATCCGCCTGCTCGCGCTCGCGCTCGAGCGCGGTGAGCGCGGAACGCTGAGCTCGCTCGCGTTCTTCTTCAAGGATCCGGCGGGCTCGACCGAGCACGCCCTGCACACCCAGTACGACATGCTCGAGCGCTGGGTACTCCAGCGGGTCGTCGCCTAG
- a CDS encoding ThuA domain-containing protein has protein sequence MLFLSLLLTLASACGSQASSGRIADRFRVLVLTETTGYRHDSIPAGVRAIQRLGRTHRFTVDTTGSSSGFTAKRLARYDAVIFLSATGTPVAKRAEQRAFERYIRAGGGYLGIHAASDTRGRWPWYEQLVGARFTRHAPGTARATVKVEDRRAAATEALPAEWTRTDEWYEFDRNPRGRVRVLATVDESSYRGGKMGADHPIAWCHRYDGGRSVYTAMGHTRESFSERRFLAHLKGAIEMAAGRARFDCAP, from the coding sequence GTGCTCTTCCTCAGCCTGTTGCTGACGCTAGCGTCCGCTTGCGGCAGCCAGGCCAGCTCCGGACGAATAGCTGACCGCTTCCGTGTGCTCGTGCTCACGGAGACGACGGGCTATCGCCACGACTCGATTCCGGCCGGCGTGCGCGCCATCCAGAGGCTAGGACGAACGCACCGCTTCACGGTGGATACGACCGGATCGTCCAGTGGGTTCACCGCCAAGCGGCTGGCCCGCTACGACGCCGTGATCTTCCTGTCGGCGACCGGCACGCCGGTCGCCAAGCGCGCCGAGCAGCGCGCGTTCGAGCGCTACATCCGGGCCGGCGGCGGCTACCTGGGCATCCACGCGGCGTCCGACACCCGCGGGCGATGGCCCTGGTACGAGCAGCTCGTCGGCGCCCGCTTCACGCGTCACGCGCCCGGGACGGCGCGCGCGACCGTCAAGGTCGAGGACCGTCGCGCGGCGGCCACCGAGGCGCTCCCGGCCGAGTGGACGCGCACCGACGAGTGGTACGAGTTCGACCGCAACCCGCGCGGGCGCGTACGAGTGCTGGCGACCGTCGACGAGTCCAGCTACCGCGGCGGGAAGATGGGCGCGGACCATCCGATCGCCTGGTGCCACCGCTACGATGGCGGCCGCTCGGTGTACACCGCGATGGGTCACACGCGGGAGTCCTTCTCCGAGCGCCGGTTCCTTGCCCACCTGAAGGGCGCAATCGAGATGGCCGCCGGCCGCGCGAGGTTTGACTGTGCGCCTTAG
- a CDS encoding WD40/YVTN/BNR-like repeat-containing protein, with protein MLCLVLAACGGSDPEPSPDPSSEPTAAATTDPGGGGDAELSSTPPPATNDGSSPAVNSIAVDPGDGTIIVGTGPALFRIDPGAKEGERILGKLEGAGAPATVSGNLVVRFTGPGELLASGHPQAGDVGENLPLITSSDHGDNWTVVPNTSEGDYHELELFGDLLVAVNVESPDIQVSRDKGVSWEKKTPPQLPIDVVVDPSDPQHWAVSTEQGTFLSTNGGDSWRPRDPSSGARLAWPTKDKLYSLERNGQLRVSADGGQSFKPAGDVGGLPSEFTYGPKGELYVAIVGGKIQKSTDGGKSWETAATLK; from the coding sequence ATGCTGTGCCTGGTCCTCGCCGCGTGCGGCGGCAGCGATCCCGAGCCGTCACCGGACCCGTCGTCCGAGCCCACCGCGGCCGCGACGACCGACCCCGGCGGGGGCGGCGACGCGGAGCTGTCCTCCACCCCGCCCCCGGCGACGAACGACGGCTCCAGCCCCGCCGTGAACTCGATCGCGGTCGACCCCGGCGACGGCACGATCATCGTCGGCACCGGCCCGGCGCTGTTCCGCATCGATCCGGGCGCGAAGGAGGGCGAGCGGATCCTCGGCAAGCTCGAGGGCGCGGGCGCCCCGGCGACGGTCTCCGGGAACCTCGTGGTGCGCTTCACCGGCCCCGGCGAGCTGCTCGCCTCCGGCCACCCGCAGGCGGGCGACGTCGGGGAGAACCTGCCGCTGATCACCTCCAGCGACCACGGCGACAACTGGACGGTGGTGCCGAACACCTCCGAGGGCGACTACCACGAGCTCGAGCTCTTCGGCGACCTGCTGGTGGCGGTCAACGTCGAGTCGCCGGACATCCAGGTCAGCCGCGACAAGGGCGTCAGCTGGGAGAAGAAGACGCCGCCGCAGCTGCCGATCGACGTCGTCGTCGACCCCTCCGACCCGCAGCACTGGGCCGTCTCCACCGAGCAGGGCACGTTCCTGTCGACGAACGGCGGCGACTCCTGGCGTCCGCGCGACCCGAGCTCAGGCGCGCGGCTGGCGTGGCCGACCAAGGACAAGCTCTACAGCCTCGAGCGCAACGGCCAGCTGCGCGTCAGCGCCGACGGCGGTCAGAGCTTCAAGCCGGCCGGCGACGTCGGGGGCCTCCCGAGCGAGTTCACGTACGGCCCGAAGGGCGAGCTGTACGTCGCGATCGTCGGCGGGAAGATCCAGAAGTCGACCGACGGCGGCAAGTCGTGGGAGACCGCCGCGACTTTGAAGTAG